From a region of the uncultured Jannaschia sp. genome:
- the mobB gene encoding molybdopterin-guanine dinucleotide biosynthesis protein B, protein MRLIGIVGHKNAGKTTLTERLVAEFVRRGLVVSTLKRTHHALDLDTPGTDSHRHRVAGARQVVLDSDARITTFEEAGPRDLASLLTRLAPCDIALAEGWKRGDHFRIEVWRPETGLPPLAAGDPTIAAVATPGPCDAAAPHLALDDVAAIADFALEHAP, encoded by the coding sequence ATGCGGCTGATCGGGATCGTCGGGCACAAGAACGCGGGCAAGACGACCCTGACCGAGCGGCTGGTGGCCGAGTTCGTGCGCCGGGGCCTCGTGGTCTCGACGCTGAAGCGGACGCATCACGCGCTCGATCTCGACACGCCCGGCACCGACAGCCACCGGCACCGCGTCGCGGGCGCGCGGCAGGTCGTGCTGGACTCGGACGCGCGGATCACCACCTTCGAGGAGGCAGGGCCGCGCGACCTCGCGTCCCTGCTGACGCGGCTGGCGCCCTGCGACATCGCCTTGGCCGAGGGCTGGAAGCGGGGCGATCACTTCCGCATCGAGGTCTGGCGCCCCGAGACGGGCCTCCCGCCGCTCGCTGCCGGCGATCCGACCATCGCCGCCGTCGCGACCCCCGGCCCCTGCGACGCGGCGGCCCCGCATCTGGCGCTCGACGACGTGGCGGCCATCGCGGATTTCGCGCTGGAGCATGCGCCGTGA
- the mobA gene encoding molybdenum cofactor guanylyltransferase MobA, whose amino-acid sequence MIQPHGVILAGGRATRMGGGDKGRLEVAGRSLIAHVIARLGPQVDQLALNANGDAARWADLDLPVLADTAPDHPGPLAGVLAGLDWAAGTGVPHIVTAAADTPFLPPDLVPRLLDAAGRSGLALAATQEGDRVLHQPTFGLWPVALRDDLRAALAGGTRKVLAWTDRHDAGTAIFPTAPWDPFFNVNTPDDLARAEAMACG is encoded by the coding sequence CTGATCCAGCCCCACGGCGTCATCCTCGCGGGCGGGCGCGCGACCCGGATGGGCGGCGGCGACAAAGGCCGGCTCGAGGTCGCGGGCCGCTCGCTGATCGCGCATGTGATCGCGCGGCTCGGGCCTCAGGTCGACCAGCTGGCGCTCAACGCCAATGGCGACGCCGCGCGTTGGGCCGATCTGGACCTGCCGGTGCTGGCCGATACCGCACCCGACCATCCCGGCCCGCTGGCGGGCGTGCTCGCCGGGCTGGACTGGGCCGCGGGGACGGGCGTCCCGCATATCGTGACCGCCGCCGCCGACACGCCCTTCCTGCCGCCCGATCTCGTGCCCCGCCTTCTCGACGCCGCCGGGCGGTCTGGCCTGGCGCTCGCCGCCACGCAGGAGGGGGACCGCGTCTTGCACCAGCCGACCTTCGGCCTCTGGCCCGTGGCGCTCCGTGACGACCTGCGCGCCGCGTTGGCGGGCGGCACCCGCAAGGTTCTCGCCTGGACCGACCGTCACGACGCAGGGACCGCGATTTTCCCGACCGCCCCCTGGGACCCGTTCTTCAACGTCAACACGCCGGACGACCTGGCCCGGGCCGAGGCGATGGCATGCGGCTGA